From the genome of Gammaproteobacteria bacterium:
TTGAATTGTTGGGTGAGTTGCTGGCGGGCGGCCAATCCGGGCTGACGCAGACTGAAATCGTCGATAGCCTGCTTGCGCGTGAACGGCTGGGCTGTACTGGGCTGGGTCATGGGGTGGCGATTCCTCATGGCCGCCTCAAGAAGATCGACAAGGCGCTGGGCGCCTTTGTGCAACTGGAAAAAGGCATAGACTTTGACGCCAGCGACAATCTGCCGGTGGACTTGCTGTTTGTGTTGCTGGTGCCGGAGAAATCAACGGAGGAACATCTGGAGTTGCTCGCTCAGCTAGCTGAAATGTTCAGTAACGAGGAACTGCGCGAGAAATTGCATTGCGCCCAGACGCGTGATGAACTGTGCGATCTGGTCACCCACAGACCACCTTCCGATATGCAGCTCACGATGCAT
Proteins encoded in this window:
- the ptsN gene encoding PTS IIA-like nitrogen regulatory protein PtsN, with product MQIADVITLDRIACHVKASSKKRVFELLGELLAGGQSGLTQTEIVDSLLARERLGCTGLGHGVAIPHGRLKKIDKALGAFVQLEKGIDFDASDNLPVDLLFVLLVPEKSTEEHLELLAQLAEMFSNEELREKLHCAQTRDELCDLVTHRPPSDMQLTMHA